A segment of the Thermoplasmata archaeon genome:
CACGGTCCAGCCCTCTCCGCGGGCGGATGGCAGGATGGTCTACATGCCCGGAATCGATCGCTTCATCCTGTTCGGAGGGAACGATTACAGTGGACCCAACTTTGCGTTCCACCACCTCGCCGACACTTGGTCCTATGCCTGGGGCGCGAACGCGTGGACCAACCTGACGCGAGCGAACGGTCCCAGCGCCCGTGACTACGCGATCATGGCGGCCGATCCGATCTCGGGCCGCGTGCTCATGACGTCGGGCTTCGGGGATGGAACGCCCCTGAACGACCTCTGGTCATTCAACCTCACGGACGAATCCTGGATCCCGCTTAACGCCGGTGGGGCACCTCCGAGTCGGTTTGCCGGAGTAGGGGGTTTCGATTCACTCGCGAACCTCCTCGTGGTGTTCGGAGGCGCGACGAGCACGGGCCTCCTTGGCGACACGTGGTACTACAACCCGCATGCGGTCTCGCCGGACGCTACCCCGCTTTGGCTCCCGATCGCCATCGCCGCCATCATTCTCGCGGCCGAGGGCATTGCGGTCGCGGTGTTCCTCCGCCGGAATGCGCGCCGGCCCTGACGCGCGCCGGAGGAAGCGATCTCCCCGTCGTCCGTCACGGCGACGCCGTGAGCCACCGATAGACCGCGTACGCGGCCCGGGGCGAGCCCATGCGCATCATGCCGAGGGATATCAGGGTCCATCTTGGGAGCCAGCTCCTTCGTCGACGCATGAGGTTCAGCGTTGCGGTCCCCACGCGACAGAAGGCGCCCG
Coding sequences within it:
- a CDS encoding kelch repeat-containing protein; the protein is TVQPSPRADGRMVYMPGIDRFILFGGNDYSGPNFAFHHLADTWSYAWGANAWTNLTRANGPSARDYAIMAADPISGRVLMTSGFGDGTPLNDLWSFNLTDESWIPLNAGGAPPSRFAGVGGFDSLANLLVVFGGATSTGLLGDTWYYNPHAVSPDATPLWLPIAIAAIILAAEGIAVAVFLRRNARRP